TCGGCCACCACAGCAGGCGCGGGAACTCGACCACCCGTGGATCGGAGAGCATCTCGCCCAGGTAATGCCGCACGGCCCGCGGCGTCGGCGCCTCCGGTGTGCCTAGATTAATCAGCAGCACGCCCAGAGTGATGTCCTCCTCCGCCATAGAGATCAACCACGGCCCGCCCCGCCCGAGTGGGGGCGGACCGTGGTTTCGTTGCTGTTACGGTTGGTTGGGATCTTGCGGGGCGCCGGACGCGAGCACCTTCACGGCTTCTTCCGCATGGGTCGTGGCGACTTTTGCATCCCCCTGCTTGCCGTGAGTAATGGCTTCGTCCAAGTGGTTGGCGGCACTCTGCAGTGTAAAACTGCTGAAATCCTTTTGGGCCATGATGGCATGCTTCTTCGCCTCCTCCGCATGCTCGACGAGCCCAGCGGCGTCGCCCTGCTTGCCGGCCGCTACTGCCTTCTTGGCATGCTTGACCGCCTCCGCCTCATGCGGAGACTCCGGAGCCACCGATTGTTGTGCATAAGCACTTGCTCCAAACACGGTTAACGTTCCTACGACCAGTGCCGCGAGTGTCTTTTTATACGTCATGTTGGTTACCCAGTTTCGGTTGAATGAGTTTGCAGTATATCCAAAAGCCAGGTCCAAGAACACTTTTTGGCGCTTCCGATCACGCCAAGTCCCTGCGTAAGAACGCATAACAAGCCGAGTACAACGGGCAGCTTGGCGAGGACGGGCAGGTGGAATCTCGCTCTATGCGCCGTTATGTTACCCTAGGCCAACGTGTGACCAACGTGCCGAAAATGGGGACTACGGGCATCGTCTTGGTATGGAACTTCACGGGTAACTATGTTTTGGACCTTTCAAGCGCACTGCCATGCAGACGAGCGGCGAACAAGGTACGGATAGCGGCGGCAGGCCACCATTGTTGTCGGTGGTAGTCCCCGTCTATAACGAACAAGAAGTCGTCAGAAGCTTTCAACAGCGCCTAGCCGTCATGCTCGATAGGTTCTCCGAACAGACGGAAATCATCTACGTTAACGACGGCAGCACGGACGGCACGCTGGCTGTCCTGCACGAATTTCGAGCCCATGATCCCCGCGTGGCCATTTTGGATTTGAGTCGGAATTTTGGAAAAGAGATTGCGATGAGCGCCGGCCTCGAACATGCGCGCGGCGAGGCTGTCGTGATCATTGACGCGGATCTGCAAGACCCGCCGGAGGTGATCCCCGAGTTCGTCAACGAGTGGCGGAACGGTTACGACGTCGTTTACGGCAGGCGCAATGCCAGAGAGGGCGAAAGCTGGTTGAAGAAGCTCACTGCGTTCGGGTTTTATCGCCTGATCCAAGCGCTGAGCCGGGTCAAGATCCCGGCAGATACTGGCGATTTCCGTTTGCTTAGTCGGCGCGCTGTGGAGTCCCTCGGGCTATTTCGCGAGCAGCACCGCTTCATGAAGGGGCTGTACAGTTGGATCGGCTATCCGCAGAAAGAGGTCCTATATCGCCGCGACCCCCGCTTTGCCGGAAAGACTAAGTGGAACTACTGGCGTTTGTGGAATTTTGCCTTGGAAGGCATCACCTCGGATACGGTGGCCCCGTTGAAGATCGCAACCTACCTCGGATTGATTACGGCTGCCGCCGCGTTTATCTATGCCCTCGTGGTCGTCTATAAAACCCTGGTTTTCGGCGATCCTGTCCGTGGTTATCCGTCGTTAATGGTGGTCGTGTTGTTCCTGGGCGGTATTCAACTCACGTTTCTAGGTGTGATCGGTGAATACCTCGGCCGCATGTTTAACGAAACCAAAAGACGACCTCTGTACTTTTTCAAGGATTATCTTCCACCCGCCGCACGCCGAAGTGTCCTGGGAGAGTCTCAACGCCACGGGGTCGAGTGATCTGATTGCAGACGGGTTCTAAAAGGCGTGCGCCGCGTCGCAACGATTTCAGAACGAACGCCGTACCCACATGCCGACCCTGATCCGGCCGGTGGCGGAAAACTCCTTCCAATCATATTGGCCCTTGATCTGGGCATGGATGGCGTCGAAGGCGTTGTAGGGCTCGATATTATCTCGCTTCAGCCAGAGCACGTAACGCACCTGATTGTGCAAAAGCCAGGCAGTGCTATTGGCCAGCTTGCCGGTATAAAACTTGCCGATTTGCTCAAACGTGGCGGCCAGATCGGTACGATAACCCCGCCATATGCGTTCGTGATCCACCCAGCCTAACAGAGAGCGTTGACCCGAAAAAATGGCCATCGCGGGGGCATAGGTGTAGGCGCCTGTCTCGGCGCGTTCGAGGACAATCCCCGGTTGCGTGTTCTTGAGAAAATCGAGCATGATCTTCTGTGTCGGGTCGTCGGTAACCCAGGCGGCCCCGTCAAGGCGGGCAAAATGCGTCTTGGGCGTATTGAACCAGTGGTTGCCAAGGTCATAGCCGTAACCCGCGGTCGCGAGCAAGACCACGGCGGAACCGTAACGGGACACGCGGCCGGGCGAGGAGAGATTCATGGCGCCCAGGGTCAGCAAGGCGCCGGCCTGGATCCACGGCCACCATTTTAGGGTCGTATTGAAGCGATTGAATTCCCCTCCGTAGAGGTCGTCGACATGGAAAAATTCGGAAAATAAAAACAGCCCGGTCCACAGAAGCGCGAAATATAAGGTGAGGCGGTTCTGCTTGCGCCGAAAAACGCTGAGCGCCAGGACGCCCAGCAAAGGCCAGTGCAGCACCAGAAGCATCGCCCATGGGGCGTGCTCATGGGCTGGTACGAGGCTTATGCCGGTTTTGAAGTCCAACGATTGGATTGCGAAGCCGCGCAAATGCGGATAGATGAGCAAGACGGACCCGCCGCCGGCGGCGATCAATACGAACCAGTCCAACGATCGCTGGGTCGCGCGCTGAAAGATGAGCCACGTCCCCACCAGCGCGGCTTGCAGCGGAAAGGTCCAGGTATTGGTAATAATGCTGAGGGGGACGGTGGCGACGAGGACCGCCAGGGCTGAGCGGTCGTGTGGCTTCTTGTGCAGGAGTGCGATGCAAGCCAGCGCCAGAGCCAACAACATGAATCCACCCAACGGGGCGTGGTAGTCGCCCAACGATACCAGATAGCCGAAGGTCTCCGTCGGCAACTTCTCCGGTGGATGTGTCAAGGGGACGTGAGGTGGGTACGCCAGTTCTACCAACCATCTGCCAAAATCGCTCAAGCGTTCGGCAGGTTGTGCTACATCTCCAATAAAGCGCATGCTCGACCAGAGACTTGGTTCCTCGATCATGAAGTGCACGAACGGCCAAGCACCGCTGCCGCCCAGTGCGAGCGCGGCCATGGCTATGACTCGCGAGCCGTTGCCGATGCAAAAACGGCTAATCGCGGTGGCCCCTGCGGTAATAGCTAGCGCGTACATCACACAGAAGGCGGCGTTATAGGTAGTTCCGGCGTCCAGGCCGAACAGTCGGCCCATGAGCGCAGCGCTGTAATGCTGAAAGGTATAATAAAAGTCGAGTTTGTACGGCGGGAGCCATGTATCCACCGGCGGCAGCGTGCTCCCTGGCATATAGCTCGCGATAAAGTGCAGATTCGTCAAACGTTCGGAGGACGGATCAATGTCGGGGAAGGCATAACGCCAGAGCAGGGCATAAGTGAAGCCGACAATAAATACAGCCTCGACCTTCCAGTGGATGAAGAGCACGGCGCGGCGTGTCACGACTAAATAGGCGGAAACGGCCGTGGTTAGCGGCCAGATCCAAAACAGGCTCCCCAAACCCACGATATGTTCGATGAAAAACATGCCCAGACACAGTGCTACCGGGCCAGCGATCTTGGCCAGCTCGTAGGATTCGGTTAAACGCTTGGCGGCGAGAGTCAAGCCCGTGAGATTGAGCAAGATTAGACCGATAGTTATGATCTGGAATATGTAATTCATAACGATTGAATTGTTTTGGAAGGAGCGGTTATCGGGCACGCTCGGCCGGGATCTTCATGGATCCGGACTCACCTTCTTGAAGCTGGATTGCGCCGCCGGTGTAGCTTACTAAGTTTTTGTGAAATATTTCACAACATCTCTCGCCCGGGTATGATAGTCTTGTGGCGTTCGAGCAGCCCCACTCCCCGATGGCGAGTGCAGTGGGAACACTTGGATAGGGGCGTCAGTGTGCAACGGCACACGCCAATCCGTCGGGTTTTTTAGGCTCTTCCTGTCTTTAAGGCTGAAAGGACCAAAAACAAGGAACGCATCCTTTCAAGGGATTGCGAGATCGCAGGGAGTAGGGACGGATCACAACAACAACACTTTGCCGGAGGTTAAGAATGCACCACAAGAACAGCATCATCTCGATCTTGTTAATGGGCGGTTTTCTAGCTTTATCACTGGCGGCATGCGAGTCATCTCAACCACCCGATGACTCGAAACCGACACCCACGCCTACGGTTACGCCGACGCCTACGCCGACTCCAACGCCGACTCCGACGCCGGCGCCGACACCTACGGTGACGCCGACACCCGTTACGCCGACGCCAGATACGCCGACACCGACGCCCACGGAGTGAGCTACCCATACGGTAACGAGCGGTGACTTTGGGGCAGGGATCCGGCGCGGGCGGTCCCACCGGAACAGGGTCGAAGCCGCCGCCCTTAGGGGTGGCGGCTTCGAGCAATACCCCGAACTGATATAGGGGTTTGAAGCTTAATGCCGCAGGCGGGCCATCCGCTGGCCTATTCCGGCAAGCTGATCGGGCGAGAGCATTTTCACCAGGAGCGGGAAGAAATCCAGGTTCTCGCGCTCGATATGTGTCTTCAGATGTTTTTCGAAGCGCGCCGTGAGATCTAAAAAGCGCGCGGGATCGGCGATTTGTTCGGGGGCGCGCAAGACCTCGTTGAGCTTTGCCCAGTGCTCGTCGATCTCCTCGTGGTCCAGCGCCAGACGCTCGATCATGCCGTCGGTCAAAAATGACTTGTTGACGATGAACGGGAACAAGGCCCGCTCTTCGTCCTGGTGGTGTAGGCGCGTCGTCCCCTCGTAGTAGGCGGCGAGTCGGACGGCCTCGGCCGCCGTCTCTTCACCAACACCCTGTTGGCTAATAGCCTCGGCCATTGCGAGCAGCCGCTGTCCCTGGAGAATAAAACTCTCATGGTAGGCGTAGAGCACCTGCAAGCCATCGGCGAAGTCCGTGGCCGGGTCGATAAACGCAACCGAGGCAACACCCGTGGAAGACACTGATCTTAGCCTCAGCGGTGGTAGCGGACAAACTTGGTGCGGACGATCTGATAGGGCCGGAAAAGATAGGTCAAGGGGATGCTCCAGGCGTGGACCAGCCGGGTGAAGGGGAAGAGCAAGAAGACCGTCATGCCGAAGAAAAGATGCACCTTGTAGATGAGGCTCACGCCGGAGAGCAGCACCGGATCGGGCCGGAAGGTAATGACGCCCTGGGCCCATTCGGCCAGCAATACCATTGCCGTGGCATCGGCGTTGAACGCATTGTGGAGTGACCAAGGAATGGTCGCGAGACCCAGGCCGAGGGTCACCAGCAGCCAATCGAGGATGAAGATGTCCATGAAGCGCGAGGTGGCGCGCACTCTCGGGTTGAACATGCGCCGCCGCCACAGGATCACCCCGCCGAACATGCAGAGGAGCCCGAACAGCGCCCCGGCGCCGATGGCCAGGGACTGGTGCGCGAGGTCCGAGATGCCGAGCGCCAACCAGACCGAACGGGGGATCAGGAGCCCCACGAAGTGGCCGGCAAAGAGTGCCAGAATGCCGATGTGGAAGAGGTTGCTGCCCAAGCGTAACTGCTCACGCGCCAGCAACTGGCTGGAATCGGCCTTCCAGGTGTATTGCT
This genomic interval from Pseudomonadota bacterium contains the following:
- a CDS encoding metal-binding protein SmbP → MTYKKTLAALVVGTLTVFGASAYAQQSVAPESPHEAEAVKHAKKAVAAGKQGDAAGLVEHAEEAKKHAIMAQKDFSSFTLQSAANHLDEAITHGKQGDAKVATTHAEEAVKVLASGAPQDPNQP
- a CDS encoding glycosyltransferase family 2 protein, encoding MQTSGEQGTDSGGRPPLLSVVVPVYNEQEVVRSFQQRLAVMLDRFSEQTEIIYVNDGSTDGTLAVLHEFRAHDPRVAILDLSRNFGKEIAMSAGLEHARGEAVVIIDADLQDPPEVIPEFVNEWRNGYDVVYGRRNAREGESWLKKLTAFGFYRLIQALSRVKIPADTGDFRLLSRRAVESLGLFREQHRFMKGLYSWIGYPQKEVLYRRDPRFAGKTKWNYWRLWNFALEGITSDTVAPLKIATYLGLITAAAAFIYALVVVYKTLVFGDPVRGYPSLMVVVLFLGGIQLTFLGVIGEYLGRMFNETKRRPLYFFKDYLPPAARRSVLGESQRHGVE
- a CDS encoding DUF2298 domain-containing protein, which codes for MNYIFQIITIGLILLNLTGLTLAAKRLTESYELAKIAGPVALCLGMFFIEHIVGLGSLFWIWPLTTAVSAYLVVTRRAVLFIHWKVEAVFIVGFTYALLWRYAFPDIDPSSERLTNLHFIASYMPGSTLPPVDTWLPPYKLDFYYTFQHYSAALMGRLFGLDAGTTYNAAFCVMYALAITAGATAISRFCIGNGSRVIAMAALALGGSGAWPFVHFMIEEPSLWSSMRFIGDVAQPAERLSDFGRWLVELAYPPHVPLTHPPEKLPTETFGYLVSLGDYHAPLGGFMLLALALACIALLHKKPHDRSALAVLVATVPLSIITNTWTFPLQAALVGTWLIFQRATQRSLDWFVLIAAGGGSVLLIYPHLRGFAIQSLDFKTGISLVPAHEHAPWAMLLVLHWPLLGVLALSVFRRKQNRLTLYFALLWTGLFLFSEFFHVDDLYGGEFNRFNTTLKWWPWIQAGALLTLGAMNLSSPGRVSRYGSAVVLLATAGYGYDLGNHWFNTPKTHFARLDGAAWVTDDPTQKIMLDFLKNTQPGIVLERAETGAYTYAPAMAIFSGQRSLLGWVDHERIWRGYRTDLAATFEQIGKFYTGKLANSTAWLLHNQVRYVLWLKRDNIEPYNAFDAIHAQIKGQYDWKEFSATGRIRVGMWVRRSF
- a CDS encoding hemerythrin domain-containing protein, with product MSSTGVASVAFIDPATDFADGLQVLYAYHESFILQGQRLLAMAEAISQQGVGEETAAEAVRLAAYYEGTTRLHHQDEERALFPFIVNKSFLTDGMIERLALDHEEIDEHWAKLNEVLRAPEQIADPARFLDLTARFEKHLKTHIERENLDFFPLLVKMLSPDQLAGIGQRMARLRH
- the narI gene encoding respiratory nitrate reductase subunit gamma — protein: MYLHQFLYGVYPYIALSVFFLGSLIRFDREQYTWKADSSQLLAREQLRLGSNLFHIGILALFAGHFVGLLIPRSVWLALGISDLAHQSLAIGAGALFGLLCMFGGVILWRRRMFNPRVRATSRFMDIFILDWLLVTLGLGLATIPWSLHNAFNADATAMVLLAEWAQGVITFRPDPVLLSGVSLIYKVHLFFGMTVFLLFPFTRLVHAWSIPLTYLFRPYQIVRTKFVRYHR